The nucleotide window GGTCGGGGCATGGCGGGAGCTGCTCGATCCCGGCGATCTGGTCGAGGAAGGCGCGGGCCTGGAACACGAAGAAGTCGTTCTGGCCGTGGCCGACCGTGGGGAAGTCCATGGGCAGGCCGCGTGAGACGTATGGGTGCCAGGGGCCGATGTAGACCTGCCGGGCGCCGTTGACGGCCTGACCGGGGGTGCCGTCGATGATGCTGAACTCGGCCGGGCGGGTCAGGTCGAACGACGCGGTGCCGTTTTCGCAGAACAGGTCGATGCGCAGCGAGTTGGCGTGGCCGAACGCGACCCGGGACAGAGAGAACGTGCCGAGCGTGCCGCCGCCGTACGTCGTGGTGAAGGTGCAGAGGTCCTCGTTGGTCACCGGGACCAGCTCGTCGCTGAGCTCGACGCCGCCGGCGTGCCCGACGGCCACCCCGAGCGGTTTCGGGCGGGAGGTGATCAGCGTGCTGAGCGAGGTGCCCTGCACGCCGGTGGTCGGGCCGCAGAAGAACTCGGCGAGGTCGACCATGTGGCTGCCGATGTCGGCGAGCACCCCGGAGCCGGGGCCGCCGGTGTAGCGCCAGCTCATCGGGCGCCGCGGATCGAATCCGTAGTCGGTCCAGTAGTTGCCGACGATG belongs to Amorphoplanes digitatis and includes:
- a CDS encoding Gfo/Idh/MocA family protein, with the translated sequence MAHSPLGVAVIGAGMVGRAHANAYRNAATVFDAGPAPRLVAIADLHEPFAADAARRYGYSRAETDWRAVIDAPDIDAVSVAVANDLHREIVEAALAAGKHVLCEKPLAPSVGDAQAMVDAAAATDRIAAVGFTFRRSPALNALREQVLGGGLGRVRHIVGNYWTDYGFDPRRPMSWRYTGGPGSGVLADIGSHMVDLAEFFCGPTTGVQGTSLSTLITSRPKPLGVAVGHAGGVELSDELVPVTNEDLCTFTTTYGGGTLGTFSLSRVAFGHANSLRIDLFCENGTASFDLTRPAEFSIIDGTPGQAVNGARQVYIGPWHPYVSRGLPMDFPTVGHGQNDFFVFQARAFLDQIAGIEQLPPCPDLAHGLHNLRVLDAIVSATDKPAHL